Below is a window of Methylosinus sp. PW1 DNA.
CCGATCGCCATGCTGGCGAGATTGACGCCATCGCCTGCGCCGATCTCCAGCACGCGGCAGTCCTGAAAGGGCGCGGCGGGCCGCCCCATCAATTGTGAAAGGGCGCCGAGCTGCGTCGGATGCGTCCAATGGCGGACGGCGTAAGGATAGTCCTGCTCGTCATAGATATTCGTCATGGGAATGGGCTCGCAATATGGACGCGCGATCCTCGATGAATTCGCCGCCTCATGCAAGACGCGGCGGCGCGACGATCAAGCGAGAGCGAGCGACGCCGGCCGAAACGAATCCGCGCGCGCGCTGCGCCAGGCGGCGGCGAAGCGCGCATCCATCTCGCCACGGAGAAACGCGCCGGGTGCCGGCGCCGGATAGAGCTCGGCGAAAGTCGCCGCCTCATGCGGAGAGATGCGGCGACAAAAATGCTCCGGCGCGAAATCGCCCGGATGATCGAGCCCCGCGGCGGCGGCGAGCTCGGCGAGCGCCATGAGCGTCGCATGATGAAAATTGCGCACGCGCTCCGCCTTGTCCGAGACGACGAGCGCGCGGCCGCGCGAGGCGTCCTGCGTGGCGACGCCAGTCGGGCAGCGATCCGTGTGGCAGGACAGAGATTGAATGCAGCCGAGCGCGAACATGAAGCCGCGCCCGCTATTGCACCAATCGGCGCCGAGCGCGAGCGCCCGCGCCATGTCGAAGCCCGTGGCGATCTTGCCGGCCGCGCCGATGCGGATGGCGTCGCGCAAGCCGACGCCGATCAGCGCATGATGCGCGAAGGCGAGTCCGTCGCGCATCGGCATGCCGATGTGATCCATGAATTCCAGCGGCGCCGAGCCGGTCCCGCCCTCCTTGCCGTCGACGACGATGAAATCGGGATGGAGGCCCGTCTCCAGCATCGCCTTGCAAATGGCGAGAAACTCCCATGGCTGGCCGAGGCAGAGCTTGAAGCCGACCGGCTTGCCGCCGGAGAGCGCGCGCAGCTGCGCCAGAAATTGCAGCAATTCGATCGGCGTCGAAAAGGCCGAATGCGCCGCCGGCGAAATGCAATCCTCGCCCATGGGCACGCCGCGAATGCGCGCGATCTCCTCGCTCACCTTGGCGGCCGGCAGCACGCCGCCATGGCCGGGCTTCGCGCCCTGGCTCAGCTTCACCTCGATCATCTTGATCTGATCTCGCGTGGCGATCTCGGCGAATTTCTCCGCGTCGAATGCGCCCGCGCGCGTGCGGCAGCCGAAATAGCCGGAGGCGATCTGCCAAATGACGTCGCCGCCGGCCTCCTGATGATAGGGGCTGAAGCCGCCCTCGCCCGTATCCTGCGCGAACGCACCCTTGCGCGCGCCGAGATTGAGCGCGCGAATGGCGTTGCGGCTCAAGGCGCCGAAGCTCATCGCGGAAATATTCAAGAGCGAGATGTCATAGGGCTGCGCGCAATCGCCGCCGACGCGCGTGCGAAAATGCTTATGCGAGACCGGCCGCGCCGCGATCGAATGGCGCAGCCATTCGAAGCCTTCCGCATAGACGTCGATTTCCGTGCCGAAGGGCCTTTTGTCTATGTTCATCTTGGCGCGCTGATAGACAATGGCGCGCTTGTCGCGGCTGAACGGACGGCCGTCCTTATTGTCCTCGAAGAAATATTGCCGCAGCTCCGGCCGCACATGCTCGAGCAAAAAGCGCAGATGCGCGGAAATGGGATAGGCGCGCAAAATCGCATGCTCGCGCTGCAGCAGATCATGCGCGCCGAGCGCACAGAGCGCGGCGCAGGCGAGCGCCGCCGGAAAGAAGGCGCTCGACAGATCGCCCTCGGTCGCTATGGCGCAGAGGAGAAAGCCCGCGACGCTGAGGGTGAGGACGATGAAGCGCGGCGTGAGGGGGAGAATGAGCAAGCGGAGCATGTTCGAAATCTCCTTCCCAAATGTGACGCGGCCGCCGCGGGGCGCGGGCGGATCGGCGGCTTTTCCGTGGCGAAGCGCCGAAGCCTCTCACGAGACGGCTGCATTCGCGCGACGACCGCGCGCGCGAGCGCTTTTCCCCGCGCTTGCCGGCGCGGAGGCGCGAATGATAGTCTCGCCTCGCTTGTTCGGGCCTTTTGCGTCATTCGAGATCCCTCGCGCGCATGATCGCTTTTCCTTATTTTTCCTGCGCTGTGCAGCTGATCGCGTCGCGCCGCCTTCGCCGCCTTCCTTCTCCCCGTTCACGGGGAGAAGGTGAGGATGAGGGGCTCGGGGCGTTTTGCGTTTTTGGCCAGCGCCCCGAGCAACTCGCGCCGGCCCTCGCCCCGCTTGCGGGGAGAGGGAGAATGCAGCGCAAAGGCCTATCATTTGTTCTGCGACGGAGCGTCGGCGGAGCGCTCGCAATCTCTTGCGCTATGCTCGGTCTTTTCGCGAACGCCGCATCGGCCGAGACGCGCGCCATTCTCATCGGCGTCGATCATTATGAGCATGCGCCGCCCTTGCGCGGCGCCGTCGCCGATGCGCACGATCTCGAGGCGAGCCTGCGCGGACGCGGCGCGCGCGACATTGTGACATTCATCGACAGAGCGGAGCGCGCCCCGGTAATGCGCGCGCTGGACGCCATGCTAGGGCGCGCGCAAAAAGGCGATACGATCTTCCTGACCTTCGCCGGCTATGGCGCGCAGAAGAACGCGCCTATTCTGCTGCTGCCGAAATTCGATCCGAGACAGGCGCGCGACAATGGCGAGAAAATCGCGCGCGCCGAGCTCGATTCCATGATCGACGCTTTCGAAAAGAAAGGCGCGCGCGTCTTTCTCATCGCCGACGCTTCCTTCGGCGACGGCCTCGCGCGCGAGGTCGATCCACGCGCGGCGAAGCTCGTCTATCGCTCGCTTAGTGAAGGCGCTTCCGGCGCCACGACGAAGATCGCGCCACGGGATTTCGCACGCTCGGTCGTGCTGATGGCGGCGGATGCGCAATCCAAAGCGCCCGAGCTGGAGATTGCCGGCGTCGGCCAGCGCGGCGCGCTGAGCTATGCCGTGGCGCGCGCGCTCGAGGGCGCGGCGGACGCCGATGGCGACGGCGCTGTCACGACGGAGGAGCTCATCGCCTATGTCGGAGGGCTCGCCTATCAGCTCAGCGATCAGCGTCAGAGCATCGCCGTCATCGCGCCGCGAGGGCTCGACGCCTCGAGGGATTTGATCGCGCAGCTCGGGCGCGGCGTCGGCGTGCAGGCCGTGGGCGGATCGCCAGCGGAAGAGGAAGAGGCGGCGGCTTCCTCCGGCGGCGGCGGGCTGACGATCACGCCGCTGACGCCCAAATCCATGGCGATCGGGCCTGGCCAGAGCCTGCCGCCGGCAAGGCCCGCCGCTCTGCCGCCGCGACCCAAGGAGCCGATCCGCCTCGCTCTGCGCGGCGCGGCCGCCGAGCGCGGAATGGGCGCCGGCGCCCATGCGCCTTTCGTGCTCGTCGGCGCCGATGCGGCGGCTGATATCATCTGGGATGCGGCGAGCCGCGACGCGCTCTCCGGCGGCGATGTGCTGGCGCATAATGTCGATGCGCATGAGCTCGACGTTCTGATCGATCGCGCCGCCACCGTGCGCTGGCTGAAGCTCGTCGCCGGCAAAGGGCCGCTGCCGATGCGCGTCGCGCCCGAAGGGCTGCGGCGCAAGGGCGAGCGCGTCGAGATCACCATAGGCGGAGTCGCCGGCCGCAATCTGCTGCTGTTCGATCTCACCGGCGACGGCGTGCTGCAATTGCTCTATCCGCTCGCCTCCGACCCGCCCGTCGTGCAATCTTCCGACTATCGGCTGAGCGTGGTCGCGGGCGAGCCCTTCGGCGCCGATCAGATCGTCGCCATCGCCTCGACTCGGCCCATGCCGCAGCTCGAGCAGGCGCTGCGGCAGCTCGATCGGCTGCGCAATCCGGCCAAGGTCATCGATATCGTCGCGCAATTTTCGAACGGCGAGGCGCAGCTCGGCACAGTCGGCATTTTCACCGCGCGTTGAAAAGGAGGAGAGAATGATGCGGCGTCCTTGTCTCCCGCTTCTCTGCTGCGTCGCGAGCGTCGCGCTCGCCGAGCCGCAGGATAAGACGCGCTCGGTGCGCATCATCGACGATCCGCCGGCGGAGGCCGCGCCGTCGCTGCAGACGCAAGCGCCGGCGAT
It encodes the following:
- a CDS encoding FMN-binding glutamate synthase family protein is translated as MLRLLILPLTPRFIVLTLSVAGFLLCAIATEGDLSSAFFPAALACAALCALGAHDLLQREHAILRAYPISAHLRFLLEHVRPELRQYFFEDNKDGRPFSRDKRAIVYQRAKMNIDKRPFGTEIDVYAEGFEWLRHSIAARPVSHKHFRTRVGGDCAQPYDISLLNISAMSFGALSRNAIRALNLGARKGAFAQDTGEGGFSPYHQEAGGDVIWQIASGYFGCRTRAGAFDAEKFAEIATRDQIKMIEVKLSQGAKPGHGGVLPAAKVSEEIARIRGVPMGEDCISPAAHSAFSTPIELLQFLAQLRALSGGKPVGFKLCLGQPWEFLAICKAMLETGLHPDFIVVDGKEGGTGSAPLEFMDHIGMPMRDGLAFAHHALIGVGLRDAIRIGAAGKIATGFDMARALALGADWCNSGRGFMFALGCIQSLSCHTDRCPTGVATQDASRGRALVVSDKAERVRNFHHATLMALAELAAAAGLDHPGDFAPEHFCRRISPHEAATFAELYPAPAPGAFLRGEMDARFAAAWRSARADSFRPASLALA
- a CDS encoding caspase family protein yields the protein MLGLFANAASAETRAILIGVDHYEHAPPLRGAVADAHDLEASLRGRGARDIVTFIDRAERAPVMRALDAMLGRAQKGDTIFLTFAGYGAQKNAPILLLPKFDPRQARDNGEKIARAELDSMIDAFEKKGARVFLIADASFGDGLAREVDPRAAKLVYRSLSEGASGATTKIAPRDFARSVVLMAADAQSKAPELEIAGVGQRGALSYAVARALEGAADADGDGAVTTEELIAYVGGLAYQLSDQRQSIAVIAPRGLDASRDLIAQLGRGVGVQAVGGSPAEEEEAAASSGGGGLTITPLTPKSMAIGPGQSLPPARPAALPPRPKEPIRLALRGAAAERGMGAGAHAPFVLVGADAAADIIWDAASRDALSGGDVLAHNVDAHELDVLIDRAATVRWLKLVAGKGPLPMRVAPEGLRRKGERVEITIGGVAGRNLLLFDLTGDGVLQLLYPLASDPPVVQSSDYRLSVVAGEPFGADQIVAIASTRPMPQLEQALRQLDRLRNPAKVIDIVAQFSNGEAQLGTVGIFTAR